From the genome of Sulfurovum sp. NBC37-1, one region includes:
- a CDS encoding TolC family protein gives MRYWLAALLLTGILKAGTATLYVDDLVKMAIEHSPDIDSSRLDFKAAQQRAKGAEGFYLPNVNLSGTGGKQRTKFTQQSVENINLLSGTLGASQLLYDFGKTSGLVGSSREEVLALEAQMQQTISDKIYYVKKIYYDILKTKSIIEVQKKNVSLQKQQLNRARRYLASGIKTIIDVTDAEVRLEQARLDLKNARYQLEIQRAQLEAEIGFVPYNGDYVLYARKLPLPHLSSKLPQVRSSLSYFEQYAYEHRYVLESSKHYVQGAKAHVKSLEGDYYPTISVGADYTKQHADDEVTALMPTDQGKVAVQMNWNLFSGYQTDAQVEEAKVGVLKAATQVQSVKLAVRNQVTESYIAIRRAKENVKLSESIALASQKKLRQAQKRYENELSDFVELQEAQQGYIRSLSELVNSYYDYFIAMAQLDHAVGQ, from the coding sequence ATGCGCTACTGGCTGGCAGCACTGCTGCTTACGGGTATCCTTAAAGCGGGAACAGCTACGCTGTATGTGGATGACCTGGTTAAAATGGCTATCGAACACAGTCCTGACATCGACAGCAGCCGTCTTGATTTCAAGGCAGCACAACAGCGTGCCAAAGGTGCAGAAGGGTTCTATCTGCCGAATGTGAACCTGAGCGGAACGGGCGGCAAGCAGCGTACGAAGTTCACACAGCAGTCGGTGGAAAACATCAACCTGCTCAGCGGTACGCTGGGCGCTTCTCAGCTGCTTTATGATTTCGGAAAGACTTCCGGTCTGGTCGGCAGCAGCCGTGAAGAGGTCCTGGCACTCGAGGCACAGATGCAGCAGACCATTTCGGACAAGATCTATTATGTCAAAAAGATCTATTATGACATTCTCAAGACCAAAAGCATCATTGAAGTGCAGAAAAAGAATGTCTCGCTGCAAAAGCAGCAGCTCAATCGTGCCAGACGCTATCTGGCCTCCGGGATCAAGACCATTATAGACGTGACCGATGCCGAGGTACGCTTGGAGCAGGCGAGGCTGGACCTCAAAAATGCAAGGTACCAGCTCGAGATACAGCGCGCCCAGCTGGAAGCCGAGATAGGTTTTGTCCCCTATAACGGCGACTATGTGCTTTATGCACGCAAGCTCCCTTTGCCGCATCTGAGCAGCAAGCTGCCGCAGGTACGGAGTTCTCTATCCTATTTCGAGCAGTATGCCTATGAACACCGTTATGTGCTGGAAAGTTCGAAGCATTATGTGCAGGGGGCCAAAGCACATGTCAAGAGTCTGGAGGGGGACTACTACCCGACCATTTCTGTTGGCGCCGACTATACCAAACAGCATGCGGATGATGAGGTGACCGCACTGATGCCGACCGACCAGGGGAAGGTCGCAGTGCAGATGAACTGGAACCTCTTTTCCGGCTATCAGACCGATGCGCAGGTGGAAGAGGCAAAGGTAGGGGTCCTCAAGGCAGCCACGCAGGTACAGAGTGTCAAACTGGCGGTCAGAAACCAGGTGACAGAGAGCTATATCGCCATCAGGCGCGCAAAAGAGAACGTAAAGCTCTCTGAGAGTATCGCGCTGGCAAGCCAAAAGAAACTCAGGCAGGCACAAAAACGCTACGAGAACGAACTCTCCGATTTCGTGGAACTGCAGGAAGCACAGCAGGGCTACATCCGTTCGCTTTCCGAGCTGGTGAATTCCTATTATGACTATTTTATCGCTATGGCGCAGCTTGACCATGCAGTAGGACAGTAG
- a CDS encoding efflux RND transporter permease subunit encodes MFSVFFIKRPVVAMVISIFIVIVGLIALNILPVAQFPQIVPPTVQVSANYPGGSAEVVEKTVTAPIEEQLNGTEGMIYMESSSSSDGTSKIKVYFDLSRNLDLATVDVQNRVALAMPTLPVEVTQKGVSTKKLSSSMLQIISVQSSNPQHDALYLSNFASLNIVDELKRIDGVSDVVNFGERRYAMRVWLNPDKLSALGVTLKEITQAIKEQNLQVSLGTIGDTALSAQTKYQYTLVAKTRLNSAKEFKQIIIRENEDGSKIYLRDIARVELGSESYISSARLNGKPSAQLGIFQLPDANALDVAQRVKAKLASLQKRFPKEIKLAATYDTTKFVEVSIDEVVKTLFEALLLVLLVVYLFLQSFRATIIPAVAIPVSLIGTFAVLFIAGFSINTLTLFGLILAIGIVVDDAILVVENVEANLEKHPGISVKEATVTAMKEIFAPIVSTTLVLLAVFVPVTFIPGISGALYQQFAMTISFSVLISAVVALTLSPALAAMILRPHEGEKNFFFRAFNNALESLKNVYEKILKVLIRGWVVVLLLYLLLVGATYAMFKVLPTGFLPDEDQGTLIASVAMQPGTVLKNLETTTQKMVKMIKEVKGVSDVVSINGYNTITGVSDSSNATFYIILDDWKDRTTKETSVPYLISELTKMVNKEVSEANTRFFGAPSIPGISAIGGFEFKLQNRSAMPMKQFEKEAHAFIQRLNADKRIKIAYTMFNADYPQLYVDIDRDKVFSLGLKLNDVFAVLQTYLGSYYVNDFNKFGKTYRVFLQADPRYRTNIHDITTFFVKNNKGEMIPLSTIVKIQNRVGPNVITRFNGYQSIGVNGVHNVREGYSSSDAIAAIEELAAAYLPAGIGYEYSGITLQEKEAGNAALYIFMLSLLMVFLFLSAQYESWLTPLMVMLPIPVVMFGALGANMMAGLLNDIYAQIGLVLLIGMSSKNAILIVEFAKELHAAGKDIVSSAIEASILRLRAILMTVFAFLLGILPLVFASGAGAASRQSLGTAVFGGMLMSTLLTFLLTPVLFVVLQRMKERFSKEKK; translated from the coding sequence ATGTTCTCCGTTTTCTTCATAAAGCGCCCCGTTGTGGCGATGGTCATCTCCATTTTCATCGTCATTGTGGGACTCATTGCTCTGAACATCCTGCCCGTGGCACAGTTCCCTCAGATCGTTCCGCCTACTGTACAGGTGAGCGCGAACTATCCGGGTGGTTCGGCGGAAGTGGTCGAAAAGACCGTCACCGCACCCATAGAAGAGCAGCTCAACGGTACGGAGGGGATGATCTATATGGAGTCCTCCTCTTCATCGGACGGTACGTCCAAGATCAAGGTCTATTTCGATCTTTCCCGAAACCTGGACCTGGCGACCGTCGATGTGCAGAACCGTGTCGCACTGGCGATGCCGACACTGCCTGTGGAAGTGACGCAAAAAGGGGTCAGTACCAAAAAACTCTCCTCTTCGATGCTGCAGATCATTTCCGTACAGTCCTCGAACCCGCAGCATGACGCACTCTACCTTTCCAACTTCGCTTCGCTCAATATCGTCGATGAGCTGAAGCGTATCGACGGGGTCTCGGATGTCGTGAATTTTGGGGAACGCCGCTATGCCATGCGTGTCTGGCTCAATCCGGACAAGCTCTCGGCCCTGGGCGTGACGCTCAAAGAGATCACACAGGCAATCAAGGAGCAGAACCTTCAGGTCTCTCTGGGGACCATTGGCGATACGGCACTCTCCGCACAGACAAAGTACCAGTATACACTGGTGGCGAAGACGCGTCTGAATTCAGCCAAGGAGTTCAAACAGATCATCATACGTGAGAACGAGGACGGTTCGAAGATCTACCTGCGTGACATCGCCAGGGTGGAGCTTGGTTCCGAGAGTTACATCAGTTCGGCGCGTCTCAACGGAAAGCCCAGCGCACAACTCGGTATTTTCCAGCTTCCCGATGCCAATGCCCTTGATGTTGCACAGCGTGTCAAAGCGAAGCTGGCAAGTCTGCAAAAACGCTTTCCCAAAGAGATAAAGCTCGCCGCCACATACGATACGACGAAGTTCGTTGAAGTTTCCATCGATGAAGTGGTCAAGACGCTTTTTGAAGCGCTGCTGCTGGTCCTGCTCGTGGTCTATCTCTTTCTGCAGTCCTTCCGGGCGACCATCATTCCCGCCGTGGCCATCCCTGTTTCGCTCATCGGTACCTTTGCCGTCCTGTTCATCGCCGGTTTCAGCATCAACACGCTGACGCTTTTCGGACTCATCCTCGCCATCGGTATCGTGGTGGATGATGCCATTCTTGTGGTAGAGAATGTAGAGGCCAACCTGGAGAAGCATCCGGGTATCTCTGTCAAAGAGGCGACGGTCACGGCGATGAAAGAGATCTTCGCGCCGATCGTCTCGACTACGCTTGTCCTGCTGGCGGTCTTTGTGCCCGTCACATTCATTCCGGGTATTTCCGGGGCACTCTACCAGCAGTTCGCGATGACCATCTCTTTTTCCGTGCTTATCTCAGCCGTCGTGGCGCTGACACTTTCACCCGCGCTTGCCGCAATGATCCTGCGCCCGCATGAAGGGGAGAAGAATTTTTTCTTTCGGGCGTTCAACAATGCCCTTGAGTCACTGAAAAACGTTTATGAAAAAATACTCAAAGTACTGATACGCGGCTGGGTGGTCGTACTTCTGCTCTATCTGCTGCTTGTGGGAGCCACTTACGCGATGTTCAAAGTCCTGCCTACGGGATTTTTACCCGATGAGGACCAGGGGACGCTGATCGCATCGGTCGCGATGCAGCCGGGTACGGTACTGAAGAATCTCGAGACAACGACGCAGAAAATGGTCAAAATGATCAAAGAGGTCAAAGGGGTCTCTGACGTGGTGAGCATCAACGGCTACAATACCATTACGGGTGTATCCGACTCCTCCAATGCGACATTCTACATCATACTGGACGACTGGAAAGACCGGACCACGAAAGAGACATCTGTCCCGTACCTTATTTCCGAACTGACCAAAATGGTCAACAAGGAGGTATCCGAAGCCAACACCCGCTTCTTCGGTGCCCCCTCCATCCCCGGTATTTCGGCTATCGGTGGGTTCGAGTTCAAGCTGCAGAACCGCAGTGCCATGCCGATGAAACAGTTTGAAAAAGAGGCGCACGCTTTCATACAGAGGCTTAACGCCGACAAGCGGATCAAAATAGCATATACGATGTTCAATGCCGATTACCCGCAGCTCTATGTGGACATCGACCGGGATAAGGTCTTCTCACTCGGGCTCAAACTTAACGATGTCTTTGCCGTACTGCAGACCTACCTGGGCTCCTACTATGTCAACGATTTCAACAAATTCGGCAAGACCTACCGTGTCTTTCTGCAGGCCGATCCCCGCTACAGAACGAATATCCATGACATCACGACCTTTTTTGTCAAGAACAACAAAGGTGAAATGATACCGCTGAGCACCATCGTCAAGATCCAAAACAGGGTGGGCCCCAACGTCATTACCCGCTTCAACGGCTACCAGTCCATCGGTGTCAACGGTGTGCACAATGTCAGAGAAGGGTACAGCTCTTCCGATGCCATTGCGGCCATTGAAGAGCTTGCAGCAGCGTATCTTCCGGCAGGTATTGGGTATGAGTACTCTGGTATCACGCTGCAGGAGAAGGAGGCGGGGAATGCGGCACTGTATATTTTCATGCTCTCTTTGCTGATGGTCTTCCTGTTCCTCTCCGCACAGTATGAGAGCTGGCTGACACCGCTGATGGTCATGCTGCCCATTCCGGTAGTGATGTTCGGTGCGCTCGGGGCCAATATGATGGCCGGACTGCTGAATGATATCTATGCGCAGATCGGATTGGTTTTGCTCATCGGAATGTCGAGCAAGAACGCCATTCTCATCGTCGAATTTGCCAAAGAGCTGCATGCGGCAGGCAAAGATATCGTCAGCAGTGCCATTGAGGCTTCCATTCTCAGGCTGCGGGCCATTCTGATGACCGTATTCGCCTTCCTGCTGGGAATACTGCCGCTGGTCTTCGCTTCGGGTGCGGGCGCGGCATCGCGTCAGTCACTGGGAACGGCGGTCTTTGGCGGTATGCTGATGTCGACCCTGTTGACATTTTTATTGACACCGGTACTCTTCGTGGTCCTGCAGCGAATGAAAGAACGGTTCAGCAAGGAGAAAAAGTGA
- a CDS encoding efflux RND transporter periplasmic adaptor subunit has translation MFTSRNRAIVLWSIIVLLLGGCSKESATQTQAIDLPPTPVKVHTLKKENYPIWIHFTGKTQAINEVDVISRVTGELKAYHFKPGQQVKKNDLLFSIDKSEYQAVWDQKNAVLQKDKASYALAKANVKRYTPLVREQLAPREKLDELTATLKQLEATIKADKAALERAELNLEYCDIRASIDGQIGKPLILTGNIVKAGDVLTKIVQSDKLYVNFNPSAQEVALLKKYAQTQKPKVLVHQKDNAAVAEKLEGQIDFIDNISNASTGTVAMRAVVDNRKGLVFPGSFVEIDLFIGNYKVLAVHPDQISQDQLGRFVQLVDANDTIRIKHIKPVFSTNELVLVGDTLKEGDRVVVGVFSGLTEGSKVAPEEVPNPIKKTVK, from the coding sequence ATGTTCACTTCACGCAACAGGGCAATAGTACTGTGGAGCATCATTGTGCTGCTGCTTGGCGGATGCAGCAAAGAGAGCGCTACGCAGACACAGGCAATCGATCTGCCTCCGACACCGGTCAAGGTGCATACCCTAAAAAAAGAGAATTATCCCATATGGATACACTTTACCGGGAAGACACAGGCGATCAATGAGGTCGATGTCATCAGCCGTGTTACGGGTGAACTGAAAGCATATCATTTCAAACCGGGACAGCAGGTCAAAAAAAATGACCTTCTTTTCAGTATAGACAAGAGTGAATACCAGGCGGTATGGGACCAGAAAAATGCCGTACTGCAAAAGGACAAAGCCTCTTATGCACTGGCCAAAGCCAATGTGAAACGCTATACTCCGCTGGTCAGGGAACAGCTGGCACCGCGCGAGAAACTCGATGAACTGACCGCTACGCTCAAGCAGCTTGAAGCGACGATAAAGGCAGATAAGGCGGCACTTGAGAGGGCAGAGCTCAACCTGGAATACTGTGATATCCGGGCCAGCATCGACGGGCAGATCGGAAAGCCTCTGATACTGACGGGCAACATCGTCAAAGCCGGTGATGTGCTTACGAAGATCGTCCAGTCGGACAAGCTTTATGTCAACTTCAATCCCAGTGCGCAGGAAGTGGCATTGCTCAAGAAGTATGCACAGACACAAAAACCGAAAGTATTGGTGCACCAGAAAGACAATGCCGCTGTTGCCGAGAAGCTGGAGGGGCAGATAGACTTCATCGACAATATCTCCAATGCCTCGACGGGAACAGTGGCCATGCGCGCCGTGGTCGACAACCGCAAAGGGCTGGTATTCCCGGGCAGCTTCGTGGAGATAGACCTCTTTATAGGCAATTACAAAGTACTTGCCGTCCATCCCGACCAGATCTCCCAGGACCAGCTGGGACGTTTCGTACAGCTGGTGGATGCGAACGACACGATACGCATCAAACATATCAAACCTGTCTTCTCGACCAACGAACTCGTGCTGGTGGGCGACACGCTCAAAGAAGGCGACCGCGTCGTGGTCGGCGTCTTCAGCGGATTGACCGAAGGCAGTAAAGTGGCACCCGAAGAAGTGCCCAATCCCATCAAAAAGACCGTGAAGTAA
- a CDS encoding peptidylprolyl isomerase, producing the protein MATASARHILVNDEALCKELKEKINSGETTFEAAAKEYSTCPSGARGGELGTFSQGQMVPEFDKVVFNDEVGIVHGPVKTQFGYHLLEITERS; encoded by the coding sequence ATGGCAACAGCAAGTGCAAGACATATTCTGGTGAATGATGAAGCGTTATGCAAAGAACTCAAAGAGAAGATCAATTCGGGTGAGACCACATTCGAAGCAGCAGCGAAAGAGTATTCGACCTGCCCTTCAGGCGCAAGAGGCGGCGAATTGGGAACTTTTTCACAGGGACAGATGGTGCCCGAGTTCGACAAAGTGGTATTCAACGATGAGGTTGGTATCGTACACGGTCCGGTCAAGACACAGTTCGGCTATCACCTGCTTGAAATCACGGAACGTTCATAA
- the dnaG gene encoding DNA primase, whose translation MIDNASIESLKNSIDIVDVIGNFIELKKAGANYKANCPFHGEKTPSFVVSPSKQIYHCFGCGVGGDSIKFVMELEKLSYPEAIEKLASMYNFSLNYTKGSSDYSDAKRVLETIQTWYVKNLENNPTAKQYLLDRGIAQSSIQRFGIGYVPDGNSVINFLNSALLPLPQAVEAGILAQGEGGRYYARLVERITFPIYSTSGGAVGFGGRTITNHPAKYINSPQTKLFNKSRLLYGYDLAKESIYKNKKLIVCEGYLDVVMFHQAGFTEAVATLGTALTAEHLPLLRKGDPKVILAYDGDKAGVAAALKAAQMLSVSGFDGGVVLFPDGQDPADLIAKGQSEAVAKLLREAKPLIPFVLEKTIYAYDLHDPRAKEAAFGAAKQFLDGLSQIIKDAYIPMAATLLGVSPALFGKQTQPGRAKESFSQKRDDVAQLSILKTLLEKPELIDSVLDVIDVNMFGGYAAMFSALISGEKEYPHLMGLAVDDTFQVMDEAELQGVLRNFLIKHYDMKLKHIVADQTIPFEKKSFLIRKIKTDIIPRLKRGELVAFEGN comes from the coding sequence ATGATCGATAATGCCTCCATCGAATCCCTCAAGAACAGTATCGATATCGTTGATGTAATAGGAAACTTTATAGAGCTGAAAAAAGCCGGTGCGAACTACAAGGCCAACTGTCCTTTTCACGGAGAGAAGACCCCCTCTTTTGTCGTGAGCCCCAGCAAGCAGATCTACCACTGTTTTGGTTGCGGCGTTGGGGGAGACAGTATCAAGTTCGTGATGGAACTGGAGAAACTCTCTTACCCTGAAGCGATCGAAAAACTGGCATCGATGTACAACTTTTCACTCAACTACACCAAAGGGTCTTCGGACTATTCCGATGCCAAACGTGTACTCGAGACCATACAGACCTGGTATGTCAAAAACCTGGAGAACAATCCTACGGCCAAACAGTATCTTCTGGACAGAGGGATCGCCCAGAGTTCCATTCAGCGTTTCGGTATCGGGTATGTCCCCGACGGTAATTCCGTGATCAATTTCCTCAATTCTGCATTACTGCCTCTTCCCCAAGCGGTGGAAGCGGGCATTCTTGCGCAGGGGGAGGGGGGAAGGTACTATGCCCGTCTGGTGGAACGTATTACTTTTCCCATATACTCTACCAGCGGCGGGGCCGTCGGTTTTGGAGGACGTACGATCACTAACCATCCGGCAAAGTATATCAATTCGCCGCAGACCAAACTTTTTAACAAGTCCCGCCTGCTCTACGGGTATGACCTGGCAAAAGAGAGCATTTATAAAAATAAAAAGCTAATCGTCTGTGAAGGCTACCTCGATGTCGTAATGTTCCATCAGGCAGGTTTTACCGAAGCAGTGGCTACATTGGGTACGGCACTGACGGCGGAGCACCTGCCTCTGCTCAGAAAAGGTGATCCCAAAGTTATTCTTGCTTATGATGGAGACAAGGCCGGTGTGGCTGCGGCACTGAAAGCGGCACAAATGCTGAGTGTTTCGGGTTTTGACGGCGGAGTGGTCCTTTTCCCTGACGGACAGGATCCTGCTGACCTCATTGCGAAAGGACAGAGTGAAGCGGTCGCCAAACTCTTGCGTGAAGCCAAACCGCTCATCCCCTTTGTGCTCGAAAAAACGATCTATGCCTATGATCTACATGATCCGCGTGCCAAAGAGGCGGCATTCGGAGCTGCCAAACAGTTCCTCGACGGTCTGAGCCAGATCATCAAGGATGCCTATATTCCTATGGCTGCGACACTGCTGGGAGTGTCTCCCGCACTGTTCGGGAAACAGACGCAGCCGGGCAGGGCCAAAGAGAGTTTTTCCCAAAAAAGAGATGACGTAGCACAGTTGAGCATACTGAAAACACTGCTGGAAAAACCCGAACTGATCGATTCGGTACTCGATGTCATCGATGTCAATATGTTTGGTGGATATGCCGCCATGTTCTCGGCGCTGATCAGCGGAGAGAAAGAATATCCGCATCTGATGGGACTTGCGGTAGACGATACCTTCCAAGTGATGGATGAAGCGGAACTGCAGGGCGTACTGAGAAACTTCCTGATCAAGCACTACGATATGAAACTCAAACATATCGTGGCTGACCAGACCATCCCGTTCGAGAAAAAGAGTTTTCTGATACGGAAAATAAAGACCGATATTATCCCGAGGCTCAAACGTGGTGAACTGGTCGCTTTTGAAGGCAATTAA
- a CDS encoding tetratricopeptide repeat protein has translation METILPAYNDPLFSILLIIVIALIISVVTYAWGLYKQQKEEGNLLKFLDKFDSSECSLDTDDMPFEEHMFKPLTLLAKAFENSGEYHKAINIYLYIIKHIDDDLAKMELMERLGNTYLHAGFLERARSIYTEILRKRPRNIKVLYELGVVYEMMHQYDKAQEIIEPLNTLGEDTHTLSKFLELSALTSNKLLDTDEKIAALKKILEEEPKLYRQIVDTLLKLDTTEAWKIIDPARIGEMIDILWFLPNSQVDLDIITSDERLSTLYYAKGYLQKPSLHSGIFAVDMLATARENGFEDGDLLFSYLCKKCKQSYPVSFKRCPNCMAINSVEVEEKIAKASPKTDYSLL, from the coding sequence TTGGAAACGATATTACCGGCATACAACGATCCGCTGTTCAGTATCCTGCTGATCATCGTCATTGCACTGATCATCTCCGTTGTCACCTATGCCTGGGGCCTCTACAAACAGCAGAAAGAAGAAGGGAACCTGCTGAAGTTCCTTGACAAGTTCGATAGTTCGGAGTGTTCTCTCGACACGGACGATATGCCATTTGAAGAGCATATGTTCAAACCGCTCACGCTGCTTGCCAAAGCCTTCGAGAATTCGGGGGAATACCATAAGGCGATCAACATCTATCTCTATATCATCAAACATATCGACGATGACCTTGCAAAAATGGAACTGATGGAGAGACTGGGGAATACTTATCTGCATGCCGGTTTTCTTGAACGAGCACGGTCGATCTATACGGAGATACTCAGGAAGCGCCCACGTAATATCAAAGTGCTTTATGAGCTCGGGGTCGTCTATGAAATGATGCACCAATACGACAAGGCGCAGGAGATCATCGAACCGCTCAATACCCTGGGTGAGGACACCCATACCCTCAGCAAATTCCTTGAACTCTCCGCCCTGACATCGAACAAACTGCTCGATACGGATGAGAAGATTGCCGCACTGAAAAAAATACTTGAAGAGGAACCGAAACTCTATCGGCAGATCGTCGATACCCTGCTCAAACTCGATACCACGGAAGCCTGGAAGATCATCGATCCGGCACGCATCGGGGAGATGATCGACATCCTCTGGTTCTTACCGAATTCACAAGTCGATTTGGATATAATCACATCCGATGAGAGGCTCAGTACCCTCTACTACGCCAAAGGGTACCTGCAGAAGCCATCGCTCCATAGCGGTATCTTCGCGGTGGATATGCTGGCGACGGCCAGAGAGAATGGATTTGAGGATGGGGACCTTCTCTTCTCCTACCTCTGCAAAAAATGTAAACAGAGCTATCCGGTATCCTTCAAACGGTGTCCGAACTGTATGGCGATAAACTCTGTGGAAGTGGAAGAAAAGATTGCAAAAGCAAGCCCGAAAACAGATTACTCTCTACTCTGA
- the rnhA gene encoding ribonuclease HI, with product MQKQARKQITLYSDGSSLGNPGPGGYGGILEYKGSRKEYFGGEEETTNNRMELRGVIEGLKLLKEPCDVEVVSDSSYVVKAINEWLESWIRRDFKKVKNVDLWKAYIEAAAPHHVHGTWVRGHDGHPENERCDELARNEAERIKASL from the coding sequence TTGCAAAAGCAAGCCCGAAAACAGATTACTCTCTACTCTGACGGATCGAGCCTCGGAAATCCGGGGCCGGGAGGATACGGCGGCATACTGGAGTATAAAGGCTCACGCAAAGAGTACTTTGGCGGAGAAGAAGAAACAACGAACAACCGTATGGAACTCCGAGGGGTCATCGAGGGGCTGAAACTGCTCAAAGAACCCTGCGACGTGGAAGTCGTCTCAGACAGCTCTTACGTAGTCAAAGCGATCAACGAATGGCTGGAGAGCTGGATCAGAAGGGACTTCAAGAAGGTCAAGAACGTCGATCTGTGGAAAGCCTACATTGAAGCCGCCGCACCGCATCATGTGCACGGCACCTGGGTACGCGGGCATGACGGACACCCTGAGAATGAACGCTGCGACGAACTGGCACGCAATGAGGCAGAACGCATCAAGGCTTCCCTGTAG
- the rnc gene encoding ribonuclease III — translation MNDYSQLEKRLNYTFKDKQLIIEALTHKSYKKPYNNERLEFLGDAVLDLIVGEYLFKKFPKSDEGILSKIRASLVNESGFTLLARKIDLGSYIYLSLAEENNNGRDKPSLLSNAFEAIIGAVYLEAGLDTAKEISIKLLEECHPKIDLQSLSKDYKTALQELTQATHAVTPGYEMLGSSGPDHKKEFEIAVTLDNKTIATAKGKSKKDAQQKAAKIALEALKK, via the coding sequence ATGAACGATTACAGTCAACTTGAAAAACGACTGAACTATACATTCAAGGACAAGCAATTGATTATTGAGGCTTTGACACACAAGAGTTACAAAAAGCCTTACAATAATGAGCGGCTTGAATTTCTGGGAGATGCCGTCCTTGACCTCATTGTAGGCGAGTATCTTTTCAAGAAATTCCCCAAGTCCGACGAAGGGATCCTCTCCAAGATACGGGCCTCACTTGTCAATGAGAGTGGGTTTACACTTTTGGCGAGGAAGATAGATCTCGGCTCCTACATCTACCTCTCCCTTGCCGAAGAGAACAACAACGGAAGAGACAAGCCCTCCCTCCTTTCAAACGCCTTTGAAGCGATCATAGGGGCGGTTTACCTTGAAGCGGGTCTTGATACCGCCAAGGAGATCTCCATCAAACTGCTTGAAGAGTGTCACCCCAAGATCGACCTTCAGAGCCTGTCAAAAGATTACAAGACCGCTTTACAGGAGTTGACACAGGCGACACACGCAGTCACGCCGGGCTACGAGATGCTCGGATCTTCCGGCCCCGACCACAAGAAAGAATTTGAGATCGCAGTCACGCTTGACAACAAGACCATTGCCACCGCCAAAGGGAAAAGCAAAAAAGACGCGCAGCAGAAAGCAGCGAAGATCGCATTGGAGGCACTCAAAAAATGA
- the aroC gene encoding chorismate synthase yields the protein MNTFGKKLTLTTFGESHGKAIGCILDGVPAGLRIDEAFIQSELDRRKPGKSKLETGRKEDDKVEILSGVFEGLSTGTPIAMIIFNTNQKSKDYDNVKDLFRPGHADFTYFHKYGIRDYRGGGRSSARETAARVAGGAVAKLMLKELGVEIQSGLCEVDGIKGNVQDFEYAKSSKLYALDPAVEAAQEEAILTAKENHDSVGGVVLTTATGVPVGLGEPLYYKLDAVLADAMMGINAAKAVEIGDGVASTHFKGSQNNDEITLQGFKSNHSGGTLGGISNGDTLIVKTHFKPTPSIFREQQTITTHDEEVVCNLKGRHDPCVAIRGAVVCEAMMALTLADMALLNMGKKMDHLKCIYG from the coding sequence ATGAATACTTTTGGAAAAAAACTGACACTCACTACTTTTGGTGAATCCCATGGAAAAGCGATCGGCTGTATACTTGACGGTGTTCCCGCTGGCCTTAGGATCGATGAAGCTTTTATCCAGTCTGAACTTGACAGGCGAAAACCCGGGAAAAGCAAACTGGAGACCGGACGCAAAGAAGACGACAAGGTCGAAATACTCTCGGGGGTCTTCGAAGGCCTGAGTACCGGTACCCCCATCGCGATGATCATCTTCAACACCAACCAGAAATCCAAAGACTATGACAACGTCAAGGACCTTTTCCGTCCCGGGCATGCAGACTTCACCTATTTTCATAAGTACGGTATCAGGGACTACCGCGGCGGCGGGAGAAGTTCCGCCAGAGAGACCGCTGCGCGTGTGGCGGGAGGTGCCGTTGCCAAACTGATGCTAAAAGAGCTTGGAGTGGAGATACAGAGCGGGTTGTGTGAAGTGGACGGTATCAAAGGGAATGTACAGGATTTCGAGTATGCCAAAAGTTCCAAACTCTATGCACTCGACCCCGCTGTCGAAGCGGCACAGGAGGAGGCGATACTGACCGCCAAAGAGAACCATGATTCCGTGGGAGGAGTGGTTCTGACTACGGCAACCGGTGTACCCGTCGGGCTTGGCGAACCGCTCTACTACAAGCTCGACGCGGTTCTGGCTGACGCAATGATGGGCATCAATGCCGCAAAAGCCGTTGAGATCGGTGACGGGGTTGCCAGCACCCATTTTAAGGGGTCACAGAACAATGACGAGATCACGCTTCAGGGATTCAAAAGCAACCATTCCGGCGGAACGCTGGGCGGTATCAGCAACGGTGACACGCTCATCGTCAAGACCCACTTCAAGCCGACACCTTCCATCTTCCGCGAACAGCAGACCATCACCACGCACGATGAAGAGGTGGTATGCAACCTCAAAGGAAGACATGACCCCTGCGTCGCCATACGCGGCGCGGTGGTCTGTGAAGCGATGATGGCGCTCACGCTTGCCGATATGGCCCTGCTCAACATGGGCAAAAAGATGGATCACCTCAAATGTATCTATGGTTAA